The segment GTGAGGATCTCTGAGGAGCATGCGCAGGGCGACGATGTACCAGTAGGCCGGAGGCCCCTCCCGGCGGGAAACGCTCGAAGGGTGATCTCGATATAGCGCGACGACCTCCGGGACAAAGTAAAAGTCCGTATGGCGAGCGAGCCTGATCCATAAATGATGATCTTCGTAATTCCCCAGCAAAGCTTCGAATCCACCGACGCGCAGCAGGAGAGCTTTTTTAGCCAATACGGTGCTGGTCCAACCGAGACTCATCTGCAGAAAGTCAGGAACGGGTTTTACCAGCTTTAATACCGCGCCGGATTCACAGGCGTGACGGAGCCGAGGGTGATCCACGGATCGAGTCTTGAAAAATCCTTCCGCGTCGGAAGTTCCGTCCTGGCGCAGGCGTTTAAAATCCGCGCCGATCCATTGAGCTTCCGGATGAGTATCGAGTACACGCCAACGGGTTTGCAGTGCGCCGGGAACCCACACGTCGTCGGCATCCAAAAAAGCTATCCACTCTCCGCGAGCCTCGGCAATTCCAAGATTACGCGCCGCAGCGGCGCCCAGGCGGCCCGGGTTATCGATCACGCGCACTCGAGGATCAGCCGTCCGCCAATACGAGAAACACTCGAGAGTGCTCGAGTCGGTGCTGTGGTCGTTGACGACGATTACCTCTGCTTGGTCGCCGAACCCTTCCTGCTGCAACACGGATTCGATTGCATCGCTCAAATATTGGCCGTAGTTCCGGCAAGGCACCACGACGCTCAAACGACACTCAGCCATGTGGCTCTAGTAGCTTTACCTATGGGCTTGTGTCAAACGGCAAAGAGAAGACAAGCGGAAGCTCGACGATACCACGCTCGAAGCGCAAGAGAAAAAGTTTTGAAGAGTCTCGGGACCAGGATCTCGCCGATCTTGCCGCTTACTATTCGAGCCTGAAGTAGAGAGAATTTCCAATCGAAACGACCGCTCTGTTGACCATCTGCGCCTGGAGGAACCCGGCGGCTGAGTAAATGTCTCGAAAGATCGCGGGCACACGCTAGGAGATCGCTTGCGAACGCCGATTATACGGTAGCTTGGCCAGGAGCATTGCCATGCCGCAAGTATTGGTGATCCCGGCAAACATCAGACCGGCGCCCACAAAGCCGCTGAGCAGGAGGAACCATGGCGAAACCGCAGCCCCCAGAACCGTGCCGAGGAGCACCAGGGTCCCTGCGACAATCTGCACCTGGCGCAGCAGGCTTATAGGGGCGTTCGGATTATACTCCACTGCATAGCCGGCACCCTTCCACGCCTGCAGACCTCCCTTCAGGTTGTAGACTTGGGCAAAACCGGCCGCCAAAAGTTTTCGACCTGCCTCAGCGGAACGCGTCCCAGTCAGACAGTGCAGCACGACTTTCTTGTTAGGTTCTCGTGGCACCTGTGCTGGGTTGAAGCTGGAAAGGGGCACCAGCCGAGCCCCCAGGATGCGCTCCCCGGCGTGCTCCGACGGCTCGCGCACATCCACGAGGACCGCTTCCCCTTTGTCCATCCATGCTTTCAGGAGCATCGGGTCAATTTCCTCTAAACGGTTTTCTGCTGTTACGTTCACGGTATCCCTCCCTGTGTGCCGGTCATCATTCTTAAGAGTACCTGATCTACTGGCCGGTGGGAACGAAAATCCCATGAAAATCCGCGTTCACTTGGTCGCCCAGTTTCACAACGCGTAGAAGCTTCCGATTGGCCACATCGATAATCCCAATTCCCGGGGTTTCACCCACTGTGGCATGGGGAATGGTCGGCGCCGGTTTTGGTCCCCGCAGGGTCACGTACGCCAAGCTATGATCCGGCGCAAACATAATGAGATCGGGTGTCTTGCCGACAAACTCAATGACAGTGGGCTGCTGGCCCGGCTTGCGAATGGCAGCAAGGGGATGGATCGTAATATTACTGCTGACGCGATGCACGATCCAAAGCGCATTGCGCGGCGCGTCAATAGCAATCCCGTGCGAATCCCGTCCGAATTTTGACAGATCGTGCGTCGCGATCAGCTTCGGCTCTCCGGCGACGTCGAACACGTACAACCAAGATGATTTCTCATTTCCGGCAGTCACGTAGAGTTCCTCTCCCGAGCGAGAGGCGGCGAAACCGCATCCGTTTTCGGCGATCTCGTTCTTTCCCCATCCCTTGGCGACCCTCCACGCCTGCAGGTCTATCACTGCCAGGCCGCCATTAAAGAGCGTCGTCAGCATGTAGCGACCGTCTTTCGAGAACCCGACGCAAACGGGGCGCCGGCTCGGGTAGAGTTTGGTGTCCGCCAGCGCGGGCGCCGCTTTCAGATCGAGAAACCGTGCGCTCTCCCATTTAGAACCGTTGCGCACGATCTCAGTGATGGTCTCGCCCCGATCCGGTTTTCCGTCCGGAGCGGCGGCCTGCGGGCCGATGTTCGAAACGTAGATCCGCTCTGGATGCGCCGGGCTCGGCTGCGCGGCATGGGGCGCTTTTCCAACGCCGGGAATGACCGCCTTCACCGCGCCATCCTTGCCGTCTAATACAGTGACGGAATTGGAGACCGTACTGGTAACGTACACATAGGGATCCTTGGGCACGCCCCAGAGCATGTGTGGTCGCTTGGCGTCGCCGAGCGTCTTTCCATCGATCGTTTTGAGAGTTTTTCCTTCCGGGTCCAAGATATATATCTTGTCGTCATTCTGATCGGCCGCCCAGACCTCATAGTGGGTAGACTTCTGCTGCATCAGCGCGCATCCAACGGTCAGTAGGAGCAGACCCAGACCAGCGAGTATGGACAGATTTTTTTGCATTGTTCTATTCTCCCTTCGGGTTCGTTAGCCTAGTACAAATTCACGAGTCCGTAAAGTAGAAGAAGTCGTGGTGGCTATTGATCGGAATAGTCGGAACTTTTCGACGATCTGGGCGCCGCGATTTTTCTTCCTGATGTGGTCGGATGGCAGGGAGCCGTGTGTAGCGTCATCGCCGTGATGCTGATTTGGTATCTGCTGACGGGTTGGAACGAGCAACGCAAACGATTTGGTCGAGCAGCCTAAGCGCCTTCGCCCGCTTCTTCGCGGTAGAGCTTAAGCGCCTCGA is part of the Candidatus Binatia bacterium genome and harbors:
- a CDS encoding glycosyltransferase family 2 protein, which codes for MAECRLSVVVPCRNYGQYLSDAIESVLQQEGFGDQAEVIVVNDHSTDSSTLECFSYWRTADPRVRVIDNPGRLGAAAARNLGIAEARGEWIAFLDADDVWVPGALQTRWRVLDTHPEAQWIGADFKRLRQDGTSDAEGFFKTRSVDHPRLRHACESGAVLKLVKPVPDFLQMSLGWTSTVLAKKALLLRVGGFEALLGNYEDHHLWIRLARHTDFYFVPEVVALYRDHPSSVSRREGPPAYWYIVALRMLLRDPHFRPYRTLIRRKLAFLFAQNMYYHRTRGERGRAIAAAAQSVLRHPSRMSYWKNLLAVFVRRR
- a CDS encoding rhodanese-like domain-containing protein, yielding MLLKAWMDKGEAVLVDVREPSEHAGERILGARLVPLSSFNPAQVPREPNKKVVLHCLTGTRSAEAGRKLLAAGFAQVYNLKGGLQAWKGAGYAVEYNPNAPISLLRQVQIVAGTLVLLGTVLGAAVSPWFLLLSGFVGAGLMFAGITNTCGMAMLLAKLPYNRRSQAIS